Below is a window of Streptomyces sp. ITFR-16 DNA.
CGTCGTACGCCGTCGACCAGTCGCGCCGGAAGTGCCGCCCCTCCAGCAGGATGTCCGTGCTGGCCACGACCCTGCGGTCGGGAGCCGTCACGACCGCGGCGTCGTCGCCGGGTCCGAGCCGTACCGCCGGAGTGGTGGTGAGCCGGGACGTCAGCTCTCTGATGAGCCCGAACTCCCCCAACTCGCCCACGGTTCCCTTCACCGAGTGTCACCTCTCATCTATGGGGCCGGACGGGCGTCCGGCCCAGCTGTGGAGCACGGCCGCCCAGGTGGTCACGGGCACGCCTGTTCCGCCTGTCCCCCGTCCGCGCCGCTCCGCTTGCGGTCGCGGGCCTTCACTGCTGTCGGTACTGTCAAGAGATACGTCAACTTGTGCGTTCTGTACGCCACGCTGTGGGCGTCATCCGGCCCGCAGGTCTCCCCGCGGCCCGCGGCGACGCGATAACGTGGCGTCCCTTTCCCCCACATGATCCTCGTGGCCGCCCTGGAGGTTCCGTGGTACAGGCGTACATCCTTATTCAGACCGAGGTGGGCAAGGCGTCGACCGTCGCCGAGACCATCGCCAAGATTCCGGGAGTGATCCAGGCAGAAGACGTCACCGGCCCCTACGACGTGATCGTGCGCGCCCAGTCGGACACGGTCGACGAGCTCGGCCGCATGGTGGTCGCGCGGGTCCAGCAAGTGGACGGGATCACCCGCACCCTGACCTGCCCGGTCGTTCACCTGTAGCCCCCGTCTACGCTGGGCCGGTGACCTCATCCAGCCGCCGGCTCCCCCACCCCGTGTTCCTCGGTCCGTCCGCCGCCCTGCTGCTGATGGCCGCGGCGGGCTGTTCCTCGGGCGACGCCCAGGCGTCGGTCACGGTTCCCTCTCCGTCCCCGGAAGCCGCAGCCTACTGCCGTGCGCTGCACAAGGAACTGCCGGACACCGTCGCCGGTCTGGAGCGCAGTGACCCCGGTCCCGGTTCCGATCTGACCGCCGGGTGGGGGGACGGGGCGATCGTACTGCGCTGCGGTGTGCCGCGCCCCGCGAAGATGGACGACGACCAGTCCAAGGGGACCGACGCGGACGGCGTCAACTGGATGCTGGAGCAGCGCGACGACAACGGTCCGCGCTTCACGACCACGCTGCGCAAGGCGTATGTCGAGGTCACGTTCTCGGTGGAGTACGCGCACGACGCGACCCCCCTCGCCGCGTTCGCCCCGGCCGTCAGGAAGACGGTCCCCAACCGCCTGTAGGGCGTGCGCCCCACCGGGAGCGCACGCCCTGGCCCCGCAGGTCTCAGCGCAGTCCGGTCGGCCGGTCCAGGGCCGCCTGGATGAGCCGGTCCACCAGCTGCGGGTAGCTGACGCCGCTCTCCTGCCACATGCGCGGGTACATGGAGATCGGGGTGAAGCCCGGCAGGGTGTTGACCTCGTTGATGACGAAGCCGCCGTCCTCGGTGAGGAAGAAGTCGGCGCGCACCAGCCCCTCGCAGGAGGTCGCCTCGAAGGCCTCGACCGCGAGCCGCTGGACCTCGGCGGTCTGCTCCTCGGTGAGCGGCGCGGGCACGATCCCGGACGCCGCGTCGATGTACTTGGCCTCGAAGTCGTAGAAGTCGTGCGAGGTGACCGGCGGGATCTCGGCGGGCACGCTGGCGCGCGGCCCGTCCTCGAACTCCAGGACCCCGCACTCGATCTCGCGGCCCCGCAGCAGCGACTCGACGAGGAACTTCGGGTCGTGCCTGCGGGCCTCCTCGATCGCCTCGTCGAGCCCGGAGGCGTCGTCGACCTTGGTGATGCCGATGGACGAGCCGGCCCGGGCGGGCTTGATGAAGAGCGGCCAGCCGTGCTCGGCGGCGAACTCCGTGATGCGCGCGCGGGCGGCGGCGCGGTCGTTGTCCCACTCACGGGGGCGGACGGTGAGGTACGGCCCGACGGGGAGCCCGAAGGAGGTGAAGACCCGCTTCATGTACTCCTTGTCCTGGCCGACGGCCGAGGCGAGGACACCCGCGCCGACGTACGGCACTCCGGAGAGTTCCAGCAGGCCCTGGAGCGTGCCGTCCTCGCCGTAGGGGCCGTGCAGGACGGGGAAGACGACGTCGACCTCGCCGAGCGCCTTGGGGACGGACCCGGGCTCGCTGTAGACCACTTCGCGGCTGCCGGGGTCGACGGAGAGCACCACGCCGCCCTCGTCGGACTCGGCCAGCTGCGCCACGTCGGGCATCTTCCGGTCCGTGATGGCCATGCGTTCGGGCTCGTCGGCGGTGAGCGCCCAGCGGCCGTCCGTCGTGATGCCGATCGGCAGGACGTCGTACTTGGTCCGGTCGATGGCGTTCAGGACGGCGCCGGCCGTGACCACCGAAATGCCGTGTTCGGAGCTGCGGCCGCCGAACACGACGGCCACACGCGGCTTGCGGAGCTGCTGCTCCGTGCTCTGGGGGAGGTTCTCGCTGCTCATATCGCGATGAGCGTACCTGCTGGTACGGGCTCCGTCAGCGTGGCCGGGGCCGCCCAGGGGGTGAAGCCGCTCAGTGCCGCTCGGCCTTGGCGCTGCGGGACATGAGTTCCTTGAGCGCGACCATGGGCGGCTTGCCCTCGTGGACGATGCCGACGACCGTCTCGGTGAGGGGCATCTCGACGCCGTGCCTGCGGGCCAGGTCGAGCACGGATTCGCACGACTTGACGCCCTCGGCGGTCTGCTTGGTGACCGCGATGGTCTCCTCCAGCGTCATGCCCCGGCCGAGGTTGGTGCCGAAGGTGTGGTTGCGCGAGAGCGGCGAGGAGCAGGTGGCCACGAGGTCGCCGAGGCCGGCGAGTCCGGAGAAGGTGAGCGGGTCGGCGCCCATGGCCAGGCCCAGCCGGATGGTCTCGGCGAGGCCGCGGGTGATGAGCGAGCCCTTGGCGTTGTCGCCGAGCCCCATGCCGTCGGCGATGCCCACGGCGAGCCCGATGACGTTCTTGACGGCGCCGCCGAGTTCGCAGCCGACCACGTCGGTGCTGGTGTAGGGGCGGAAGTACGAGGTGTGGCAGGCGGCCTGGAGGCGCTGGGCGACGGACTCGTCCCGGCAGGCGACGACGGCCGCGGCGGGACGGCGTTCGGCGATCTCCTTGGCGAGGTTGGGCCCCGTGATGACGGCGATGCGGTCGGCGGAGACCTCGGTGACGTCCTCGATGACCTCGCTCATCCGCTTCGCGGTGCCGAGTTCGACCCCCTTCATCAGGGAGACCAGGACGGTCTGCGGCTCCAGGTGCGGGGCCCAGGCGGCGAGGTTCTCGCGCAGCGTCTGGGACGGCACGACCAGGACGGCGAAGTCGGCGCCGCGCAGGGCCTCGGCCGCGTCCGTGGTGGCCCGGACCGATGCGGGCAGTTCGATGCCCGGGAGGTAGTCGGGGTTGGTACGGGTCGTGTTGACGGTCTCGGCGACCTCGGCCCGGCGGCCCCAGAGGGTGACCTCGCAGCCCGCGTCGGCGAGGACGATCGCGAAGGCCGTACCCCATGAGCCGGTTCCGAAGACGGCTGCCTTGACGGGGTGCGTCACTTGGGTCCCTCTCCTTCGGCCCTGCGCCGCTGTTCGGCGCGGGCCTTGCGGTGGTCGTAGGGCTCGGCGGGCGCCTGCTGCCCGCGGATCTCCTCCAGCTGCGCGGTGACCGCGTGCATGATGACCTCGGTGGCCTCGCGCAGCACCTCGGGCGTCGGCTCCTTGTCGTAGAACCGGGAGAGGTCGACGGGCGGACCGGCCTGGACCTGGAGGGTCTTGCGGGGGAAGAGGCGCACCTTGTTGTCGGTGGCGTACGGCGGCATCGCCTGGTTGGCGCCCCACTGGGCGACGGGGACGACCGGGGCCCTGGTCATCAACGCGACCCGGGCGGCGCCGGTCTTGCCGGCCATCGGCCACATCTCGGGGTCGCGGGTGAGGGTGCCCTCGGGGTAGAAGCAGACGCATTCGCCGCGCTCGATGGCGGCGACGGCGGCCCGGAAGGCATCCAGCGCGTTGGTGGTCTCGCGGTACACCGGGATCTGGCCGGTGCCGCGCAGCATCATGCCGACGAAGGGGGTCTTGAACAGGCCCGCCTTGGCCAGGAACCGCGGCACCCGTCCGGTGTTGTACTGGAAATGCCCGTAGGAAAGCGGGTCCAGATACGAGTTGTGGTTGACCGCGGTGATGAATCCACCGTCGGCCGGAATGTGTTCCATTCCCCGCCAGTCGCGCTTGAACAGAACCACCAGCGGCGGTTTCGCGATGACCGCGGCCAGGCGGTACCAGAAGCCGATTCTGCGGCGGGACACTCGGACACCTTCCTCTATGAACGTGACTGTGGAGCTCATTGCTACCTGACTACCGACGGTCAAGTCTCGCCCCAGGCCCCTGCTCTGTCGAGAACACCGTACGCCTCGCCTTGGGGAGGGACCCTCCGGGTTGTCGCACCGGCAGGCGAGAATAGGCGGCGATGCGCATCGAGGGGGAGACCGCCACGAACACCGACCCGACCGGCCGCTGGTCCCTGGTCGTCCCGTTGAAGCCCTTGGCGCGGGCCAAGAGCAGGCTGGTGCCCGCGTCGGGCGCCCTGCTGCGGCCCCGGCTGGCCCTGGCCTTCGCCCAGGACACGGTGGCCGCCGCGCTCTCCTGCCCGGCGGTGGCCGATGTGGTGGTCGTCACGGACGACCGGGCCGCGGGGGCCGCGCTGGCGGCGCTCGGCGCCCGGATCGTGGCCGACACCCCGGCCGCCGGACTCAACGCCGCCCTCGCGCACGGTGAGCGTACGGTCCGGGCCTCGCGGCCCGGCGCCCCGGTCGCCGCGCTCAACGCCGATCTGCCCGCACTGCGTCCGGCGGAATTGTCCCGGGTACTCGAATTTTCTGCCGCTTTCCCCCGTGCATTTGTGCCCGACGCCGCGGGAATCGGAACAACATTTCTGTCCGCTGGGCCAGGAGTGGAATTCCGCCCCGCTTTCGGCGGTCCGTCCCGGGCCCGGCACCTCGCGTCGGGGGCCAGGGAAATCACGCTGGCGGGCATCGATTCGGTGCGCCGGGACGTGGACACCGGCGACGATCTGCGGGTGGCGCTGGCCCTGGGCGTCGGCCCGTTCACGGCCGGGCGCTGGGCCGCCGGGGTTCCCGCGATGGACCGATAGGCTGCCGGGCATGCAGGCGACCTCGTACACGTACGACCCCGAGACCCGCAGCGGCAGCGTGCTGCTCGACGACGGCACCCCGGTGGACTTCGACGCCGCGGCCTTCGACGCCGGCGGCCTGCGGCTGCTGCGTCCGGGTCAGCGGGTGCGGATCGAGGGCGAGGGCGAGGGCGCCGCGCTCAGGATCACCCTGGTGACGCTGCAGACGTTCTGAGCCCCCGGCTCCCCCGGACAGCCCGCGGGCCGGGCTCCCCGAGGGGAGCCCGGCCCGGCGCGTGTGAGGAGCCTTGCGCTGCTCGGTCTCACTTCTTGCGTGCGGTGGCCTTCTTGGCCGTGGTCTTGCGCGCCGTGGTCTTCTTCGCGGGCGCCTTCTTCGCCGTGGTCTTCTTGGCGGGCGCGGTCTTGCTGGCGACGGCCTTCTTGGCGGTCGTCGTCTTCTTCGCCGCCGCGGGGGTCGCCTTCTTCGCGGCCGCCGTGGTCTTCTTGGCCGCCGCGGACGTCTTCTTCGCGGTGGTCTTCTTGGCGGTGGCCGTGGTCTTCTTCGCCGCTGCCACGGTCTTCTTGGCGGTCGCCTTCTTCGCCACGGCCTTCTTCGCGGTGGCCTTCTTGGCGGCGGCCTTCGCCGTCGTACGGGTGGAAGAACCGCCCGAGAGGCTGCCCTTGGGCGCCTTCTTCACGGCCACATCGTTCTTGGGGAGCTTCTTCGAGCCGCTCACCAGGTCCTTGAAGCCCTGTCCCGCACGGAAACGGGGCACCGAGGTCTTCTTGACCCGTACGCGCTCACCCGTCTGCGGGTTGCGGGCGTAGCGGGCGGGGCGGTCGACCTTCTCGAACGAGCCGAAGCCGGTGACCGAGACCCGGTCACCCGCGACAACCGCACGGACGATCGCGTCGAGCACCGCGTCGACGGCGTCAGCGGCCTGCTGACGGCCGCCGACCTTGTCGGCAATCGCTTCTACGAGCTGCGCCTTGTTCACGTCTTCCCCTTCGGAGACATTGCCGGAACGAATCTGTTCAGGCTTTTTCGCACGTTAGGCAGATATATACCGCAAATCAAACACGAAACGGGCTAATCACCCTAGTGCCGCAACGAAGTCGACCGCTGCGCAGTTCCGCAGAGTCAGTCACCTTCGGGGAATCGGCCCTCGTCGAGGTCCTTCATCAAACGGTCCAGACGCCTTGCCGCATCCGGCAGATCGTGCTTCGCCGCGGCCGTGACGACCAGCAGCTTCCGGTTCAGCGCCATCCGTACGCCCGCCGGGACTTGCAGTGCACGCACTCGTGAGTGCGCTTCCTTCAATCGGTCGGCGACTTGGCCGTAAAGCTTGAGTTGGCTGTCGCGTTCCATGCACCGATTGTGCCATCTGGGGCGAGTTGTCGCCCGACGGGGGCTCAACAAGCGACTGCGCCCCCTACCAGAAGGCAGGGGGCGCAGTACGGGAAACGCGCTGCTCAGGCCTGAAT
It encodes the following:
- a CDS encoding DUF3515 domain-containing protein; amino-acid sequence: MFLGPSAALLLMAAAGCSSGDAQASVTVPSPSPEAAAYCRALHKELPDTVAGLERSDPGPGSDLTAGWGDGAIVLRCGVPRPAKMDDDQSKGTDADGVNWMLEQRDDNGPRFTTTLRKAYVEVTFSVEYAHDATPLAAFAPAVRKTVPNRL
- a CDS encoding HU family DNA-binding protein, translating into MNKAQLVEAIADKVGGRQQAADAVDAVLDAIVRAVVAGDRVSVTGFGSFEKVDRPARYARNPQTGERVRVKKTSVPRFRAGQGFKDLVSGSKKLPKNDVAVKKAPKGSLSGGSSTRTTAKAAAKKATAKKAVAKKATAKKTVAAAKKTTATAKKTTAKKTSAAAKKTTAAAKKATPAAAKKTTTAKKAVASKTAPAKKTTAKKAPAKKTTARKTTAKKATARKK
- a CDS encoding lysophospholipid acyltransferase family protein; the encoded protein is MSRRRIGFWYRLAAVIAKPPLVVLFKRDWRGMEHIPADGGFITAVNHNSYLDPLSYGHFQYNTGRVPRFLAKAGLFKTPFVGMMLRGTGQIPVYRETTNALDAFRAAVAAIERGECVCFYPEGTLTRDPEMWPMAGKTGAARVALMTRAPVVPVAQWGANQAMPPYATDNKVRLFPRKTLQVQAGPPVDLSRFYDKEPTPEVLREATEVIMHAVTAQLEEIRGQQAPAEPYDHRKARAEQRRRAEGEGPK
- the cofC gene encoding 2-phospho-L-lactate guanylyltransferase, giving the protein MRIEGETATNTDPTGRWSLVVPLKPLARAKSRLVPASGALLRPRLALAFAQDTVAAALSCPAVADVVVVTDDRAAGAALAALGARIVADTPAAGLNAALAHGERTVRASRPGAPVAALNADLPALRPAELSRVLEFSAAFPRAFVPDAAGIGTTFLSAGPGVEFRPAFGGPSRARHLASGAREITLAGIDSVRRDVDTGDDLRVALALGVGPFTAGRWAAGVPAMDR
- a CDS encoding Lrp/AsnC ligand binding domain-containing protein, which translates into the protein MVQAYILIQTEVGKASTVAETIAKIPGVIQAEDVTGPYDVIVRAQSDTVDELGRMVVARVQQVDGITRTLTCPVVHL
- a CDS encoding NAD(P)H-dependent glycerol-3-phosphate dehydrogenase is translated as MTHPVKAAVFGTGSWGTAFAIVLADAGCEVTLWGRRAEVAETVNTTRTNPDYLPGIELPASVRATTDAAEALRGADFAVLVVPSQTLRENLAAWAPHLEPQTVLVSLMKGVELGTAKRMSEVIEDVTEVSADRIAVITGPNLAKEIAERRPAAAVVACRDESVAQRLQAACHTSYFRPYTSTDVVGCELGGAVKNVIGLAVGIADGMGLGDNAKGSLITRGLAETIRLGLAMGADPLTFSGLAGLGDLVATCSSPLSRNHTFGTNLGRGMTLEETIAVTKQTAEGVKSCESVLDLARRHGVEMPLTETVVGIVHEGKPPMVALKELMSRSAKAERH
- a CDS encoding D-alanine--D-alanine ligase family protein, translated to MSSENLPQSTEQQLRKPRVAVVFGGRSSEHGISVVTAGAVLNAIDRTKYDVLPIGITTDGRWALTADEPERMAITDRKMPDVAQLAESDEGGVVLSVDPGSREVVYSEPGSVPKALGEVDVVFPVLHGPYGEDGTLQGLLELSGVPYVGAGVLASAVGQDKEYMKRVFTSFGLPVGPYLTVRPREWDNDRAAARARITEFAAEHGWPLFIKPARAGSSIGITKVDDASGLDEAIEEARRHDPKFLVESLLRGREIECGVLEFEDGPRASVPAEIPPVTSHDFYDFEAKYIDAASGIVPAPLTEEQTAEVQRLAVEAFEATSCEGLVRADFFLTEDGGFVINEVNTLPGFTPISMYPRMWQESGVSYPQLVDRLIQAALDRPTGLR